The Frondihabitans australicus genome includes a region encoding these proteins:
- a CDS encoding DeoR/GlpR family DNA-binding transcription regulator, which translates to MTAGRGSGARSNAASERRAELLRLTRESGRLDAADAARLVGVSPETLRRDLRALEEAGLIRRSYGAAVPVESGAYETGLAYRETNHAAEKARIADAAARHLGEAQTIFLDEGYQTQLVAERLPGDRPLTILTSSLPVAARLSERPNVQLLLLGGRVRGNTLGTVDHWAADMLRQFVVDLAFVGANGVSETDGLTTPDPAVAMVKSAAVATSKRRIFVGASHKFGTSTFVRFAALTDFDVMITGTELSASAAGRFAAAGARLERV; encoded by the coding sequence GTGACGGCGGGGAGAGGCTCCGGGGCGAGGAGCAACGCGGCGAGCGAGCGGCGCGCCGAGCTCCTGCGCCTGACCCGCGAGAGCGGGCGTCTCGACGCGGCCGACGCGGCAAGGCTGGTTGGGGTGTCTCCCGAGACGCTGCGCCGCGACCTGCGCGCGCTCGAGGAGGCCGGGCTGATCCGCCGCAGCTACGGGGCCGCCGTGCCCGTGGAGTCGGGCGCGTACGAGACCGGGCTGGCCTACCGCGAGACGAACCACGCCGCCGAGAAGGCCCGCATCGCCGACGCCGCGGCGAGGCACCTCGGCGAGGCGCAGACGATCTTCCTCGACGAGGGGTACCAGACGCAGCTCGTGGCCGAGCGGCTTCCCGGCGATCGGCCTCTCACGATCCTGACCAGCTCGCTGCCGGTCGCCGCCCGACTCTCGGAGCGCCCCAACGTGCAGCTGCTGCTGCTCGGCGGTCGCGTGCGCGGCAACACCCTCGGCACCGTCGACCACTGGGCGGCCGACATGCTGCGGCAGTTCGTCGTCGACCTCGCCTTCGTGGGGGCAAACGGCGTCTCGGAGACCGACGGCCTCACCACCCCCGACCCGGCGGTGGCGATGGTGAAGTCGGCGGCTGTCGCGACCAGCAAGCGCAGGATCTTCGTGGGCGCCTCCCACAAGTTCGGCACCTCGACCTTCGTCCGGTTCGCGGCCCTTACCGACTTCGACGTGATGATCACCGGCACGGAGCTCTCGGCGAGCGCCGCCGGGCGGTTCGCTGCGGCGGGCGCGCGGCTCGAGCGAGTCTGA
- a CDS encoding mannitol dehydrogenase family protein, giving the protein MASPAEQTTVPGPSYDRSTLTTGIVHFGLGNFHRAHQAMFLDRLMSEGEAHEWAICGVGVMPVDERMRDALTSQNFLYTLVLKHPDGSLEPRVIGSIHEYLYAPDDPEKVLQKLADPATKIVELTVTEGGYNIDRATGEFDLSSPAIVADLATDAVPATVFGLVVEGLRRRRVAGIPPFTVMSCDNIQGNGDTARATFTAYARAKHGELADWIESQVSFPNSMVDRITPVTTDADRALVAEQYGIDDAWPVMAEPFVQWVLEDDFTLGRPPYEKVGVQVVDDVEPYELMKLRLLNASHQTLAYFGYLSGHRYAHEAATDPLMVEIVKRYMDEEATPTLAPVPGIDLDAYKAELLVRFANPAIRDTLARLAQDASDRIPKWLVPVIRWNLAHDGRVGLSAAVVASWARYAEGVDEDGAPIEVSDNLASTLVPIARTYEEDHAGFVRNEQVFGDLAQHDGFLRPYLETLATLHGDGAQAALREALAR; this is encoded by the coding sequence ATGGCATCCCCGGCAGAGCAGACCACCGTTCCCGGCCCCTCGTACGACCGCTCGACCCTCACCACGGGCATCGTGCACTTCGGGCTCGGGAACTTCCACCGGGCGCACCAGGCGATGTTCCTCGACCGGCTGATGAGCGAGGGCGAGGCGCACGAATGGGCGATCTGCGGCGTCGGCGTCATGCCCGTCGACGAGCGGATGCGCGATGCGCTCACCTCGCAGAACTTCCTGTACACGCTCGTACTGAAGCACCCCGACGGCTCGCTCGAGCCGCGGGTGATCGGGTCGATCCACGAGTACCTCTACGCGCCCGACGACCCCGAGAAGGTGCTTCAGAAGCTCGCCGACCCGGCCACGAAGATCGTCGAGCTGACCGTCACCGAGGGCGGCTACAACATCGACCGGGCGACGGGCGAGTTCGACCTGTCGTCGCCGGCGATCGTGGCCGACCTCGCGACGGACGCGGTGCCGGCGACCGTGTTCGGGCTCGTCGTCGAGGGCCTCCGTCGTCGTCGCGTCGCCGGGATCCCACCGTTCACCGTCATGTCGTGCGACAACATCCAGGGCAACGGCGACACCGCTCGCGCCACCTTCACCGCCTACGCACGGGCGAAGCACGGCGAGCTCGCCGACTGGATCGAGTCGCAGGTCAGCTTCCCGAACTCGATGGTCGACCGCATCACGCCGGTCACCACCGACGCCGACCGTGCCCTCGTCGCCGAGCAGTACGGCATCGACGACGCCTGGCCGGTCATGGCGGAGCCCTTCGTGCAGTGGGTGCTCGAAGACGACTTCACCCTCGGTCGGCCTCCGTACGAGAAGGTCGGCGTGCAGGTCGTCGACGACGTCGAGCCGTACGAGCTCATGAAGCTGCGCCTGCTCAACGCCAGCCACCAGACCCTCGCGTACTTCGGCTACCTGTCGGGCCACCGCTACGCACACGAGGCCGCGACCGATCCGCTCATGGTCGAGATCGTGAAGCGGTACATGGACGAGGAGGCGACGCCCACGCTCGCCCCGGTGCCCGGCATCGACCTCGACGCGTACAAGGCCGAACTGCTCGTGCGCTTCGCGAACCCGGCGATCCGCGACACCCTCGCCCGGCTCGCCCAGGACGCCAGCGACAGGATCCCGAAGTGGCTCGTGCCCGTGATCCGCTGGAACCTCGCGCACGACGGGCGAGTGGGCCTCAGTGCCGCCGTGGTGGCGTCGTGGGCCCGCTACGCCGAGGGGGTCGACGAGGACGGCGCGCCGATCGAGGTGTCGGACAACCTCGCCTCGACGCTCGTGCCGATCGCGCGGACCTACGAGGAAGACCATGCGGGCTTCGTGCGGAACGAGCAGGTCTTCGGCGACCTCGCTCAGCACGACGGCTTCTTGAGGCCGTACCTCGAGACGCTAGCCACCCTGCACGGCGACGGAGCCCAGGCCGCGCTGCGGGAGGCGCTGGCGCGCTAG
- a CDS encoding patatin-like phospholipase family protein: MTDAPTPSPRRAVVLGGGGIAGIAWHLGVLSELLDQGIDLGAADLVVGTSAGSVAGSILRFGQVPLVYAMQAAAPGSVPAEDAAPGGPDMATFSERVQQAVAGFTDAQDARARLGRAAIDYSQGAESPLLGQLAAQFPAAFGWPAAPLGVTVVDATTGEFRVLDASSGVELPRAVAASCSVPLVFPPVEIDGVPYVDGGVRSATNADVASGYDSVLVLACGPEDPANPLGPQLDAAVATLRGEGSEVHVIVADDESIAAFGANSLSDESRVPSALAGRRQGGAVAAAVREFWG; the protein is encoded by the coding sequence ATGACCGACGCCCCCACCCCGTCTCCCCGTCGCGCAGTCGTTCTCGGAGGAGGTGGCATCGCCGGCATCGCCTGGCACCTCGGAGTGCTCTCCGAGCTCCTCGACCAAGGCATCGACCTCGGCGCCGCCGACCTCGTCGTCGGGACCAGCGCGGGCAGCGTCGCCGGCAGCATCCTGCGCTTCGGCCAGGTGCCGCTCGTCTACGCGATGCAGGCGGCGGCACCCGGCTCTGTCCCGGCCGAGGACGCCGCCCCGGGCGGCCCCGATATGGCGACGTTCAGCGAGCGGGTGCAGCAGGCTGTGGCCGGGTTCACCGACGCGCAGGATGCACGGGCTCGCCTCGGCCGCGCGGCGATCGACTACTCGCAGGGTGCCGAGTCGCCGCTCCTGGGGCAGCTCGCCGCCCAGTTCCCGGCCGCGTTCGGCTGGCCCGCGGCGCCTCTCGGCGTCACCGTCGTCGACGCCACCACGGGCGAGTTCCGCGTGCTCGACGCCTCGTCGGGCGTCGAGCTGCCGCGCGCGGTCGCGGCCAGCTGCTCGGTGCCCCTGGTGTTCCCGCCGGTCGAGATCGACGGGGTGCCCTACGTCGACGGCGGTGTCCGCTCCGCCACCAACGCCGACGTGGCCTCCGGCTACGACTCGGTGCTCGTGCTCGCCTGCGGCCCGGAAGACCCGGCGAACCCGCTCGGCCCGCAGCTCGACGCCGCCGTCGCGACCCTTCGCGGCGAGGGCTCCGAGGTCCATGTCATCGTGGCTGACGACGAGAGCATCGCGGCGTTCGGTGCGAACTCGCTCTCCGACGAGTCGCGCGTGCCGTCGGCACTCGCCGGCCGCCGCCAGGGCGGCGCGGTCGCGGCGGCCGTGCGGGAGTTCTGGGGCTGA
- the ligD gene encoding non-homologous end-joining DNA ligase, giving the protein MASDAVVLTVSGPSGDREVRISSPSRVLWPDLGLTKLDLANYLVTVGEAFVRANGDRPVSLQRFPEGVDGEQFFSKNPPRGAPEYVRAVDVTYPSGRVHPQLVLDEPAGVVWGVQMNTVVFHPWASRAEEPDLPDELRIDLDPQPGTTFADAVSAALALRDVLADFGLTSFVKTSGNRGLHVFAPIEPSHEFLDVRHAVIAAARELERRMPDEVTTNWWKEERGKRIFVDYNQANRDRTMAGAYSPRALAGATVSTPMTWDELPSADPAAWTLLTVPSRLSSTGDPWDTLHADASAAAPIEPLLARWRQDLEAGLGELPFPPDFPKMPGEPPRVQPSRARKPS; this is encoded by the coding sequence ATGGCGAGCGACGCGGTGGTGCTGACTGTCTCCGGGCCCTCGGGCGACCGGGAGGTGCGCATCTCGTCGCCTTCGCGCGTGCTGTGGCCCGACCTCGGGCTCACGAAGCTCGACCTGGCGAACTACCTCGTGACGGTCGGCGAGGCGTTCGTCCGCGCGAACGGCGACCGGCCGGTGTCGCTGCAGCGGTTCCCGGAGGGCGTCGACGGCGAGCAGTTCTTCTCGAAGAACCCGCCGCGGGGCGCGCCGGAGTACGTGCGCGCGGTCGACGTCACGTATCCGAGCGGCCGAGTGCACCCGCAGCTCGTCCTCGACGAGCCCGCGGGCGTCGTCTGGGGTGTGCAGATGAACACCGTCGTGTTCCACCCGTGGGCCTCGCGGGCGGAGGAACCGGACCTGCCCGACGAGCTGCGCATCGACCTCGACCCGCAGCCGGGCACGACCTTCGCCGACGCGGTGTCCGCCGCGCTCGCCCTCCGCGACGTGCTCGCCGACTTCGGGCTGACGTCGTTCGTGAAGACCTCCGGCAACCGGGGGCTGCACGTCTTCGCGCCCATCGAGCCGTCGCACGAGTTCCTCGACGTGCGACATGCCGTGATCGCCGCGGCCCGCGAGCTCGAGCGGCGCATGCCCGACGAGGTCACCACGAACTGGTGGAAGGAGGAGCGGGGGAAGCGCATCTTCGTCGACTACAACCAGGCCAACCGGGATCGCACGATGGCCGGGGCGTACTCGCCGCGGGCGCTCGCCGGGGCGACGGTGTCGACGCCTATGACCTGGGACGAGCTGCCGTCGGCGGATCCTGCGGCCTGGACCCTGCTCACTGTGCCGTCACGCTTGTCCTCGACGGGCGACCCCTGGGACACCCTCCACGCTGACGCCTCAGCGGCCGCGCCGATCGAGCCGCTGCTGGCGCGCTGGCGGCAGGATCTCGAGGCAGGCCTCGGCGAGCTGCCCTTCCCGCCCGACTTCCCGAAGATGCCGGGGGAGCCGCCGCGCGTGCAGCCGTCGCGTGCCCGCAAGCCGTCCTGA
- a CDS encoding ATP-dependent DNA ligase → MSPIPSAEHPVSPMLAKAVDRVPDQDSVDGGLLYEPKWDGFRGLIYVDDGRVEIGSRTSKMLTRYFPELVEAIVRSTSGSCALDGEIVLRRGAAGSERLDWEALSARIHPAASRIEKLSVETPVSFVAFDLLACGDIDLTGAPFSERRAALEELAAGFSAPVHLGRVTRDADEARRWLVEFEGAGLDGVVAKPLAAPYEPGKRRLLKIKHHRTADVVALGYRVHTSGSGVGSLLVGLYDDAGELRNVGGVSAFSTAMRQQLVDELEPLVTRDEAGEAETGETERSRFSSGRDVSFVRLRPERVLEVRYDQMEGDRFRHTVQFERWRPDCEAASCTYEQLEIPAAYDLDRVLQ, encoded by the coding sequence ATGAGCCCGATCCCGAGCGCCGAGCACCCCGTCTCGCCGATGCTGGCGAAGGCCGTCGACCGCGTCCCCGACCAGGACAGCGTCGACGGCGGCCTCCTCTACGAGCCGAAGTGGGACGGCTTCCGCGGCCTGATCTACGTCGACGACGGCCGCGTCGAGATCGGCAGCCGCACCTCGAAGATGCTAACGCGCTACTTCCCCGAGCTCGTGGAGGCCATCGTGCGATCGACGAGTGGATCCTGCGCCCTCGACGGCGAGATCGTGCTGCGTCGCGGGGCCGCAGGATCCGAGAGACTCGACTGGGAGGCCCTCTCGGCCCGCATCCACCCGGCGGCCTCCCGCATCGAGAAGCTCAGCGTCGAGACGCCCGTGTCGTTCGTCGCGTTCGACCTCCTGGCCTGCGGCGACATCGACCTCACCGGCGCGCCCTTCTCGGAGCGCCGCGCCGCCCTCGAGGAGCTCGCCGCCGGCTTCTCCGCGCCCGTCCACCTCGGCCGGGTGACCCGCGACGCCGACGAGGCGAGGCGCTGGCTCGTCGAGTTCGAGGGCGCCGGGCTCGACGGCGTCGTGGCGAAACCTCTGGCGGCACCGTACGAACCGGGCAAGCGCCGCCTCCTGAAGATCAAGCACCACCGCACCGCCGACGTCGTGGCCCTCGGCTACCGCGTTCACACGTCGGGCTCGGGCGTCGGCTCGCTGCTCGTCGGGCTCTACGACGACGCCGGCGAGCTGCGGAACGTCGGCGGCGTGAGCGCCTTCTCGACGGCGATGCGCCAGCAGCTCGTCGACGAACTGGAGCCGCTCGTCACCCGCGACGAGGCGGGCGAGGCCGAGACGGGCGAGACCGAGCGGAGCCGGTTCTCGTCGGGCAGAGACGTCTCGTTCGTGCGGCTGCGGCCCGAGCGGGTGCTCGAGGTGCGCTACGACCAGATGGAGGGCGACCGGTTCCGGCACACCGTCCAGTTCGAGCGCTGGCGGCCCGACTGCGAGGCGGCGTCGTGCACCTACGAGCAGCTGGAGATCCCGGCCGCCTACGACCTCGACCGGGTGCTGCAGTAG
- a CDS encoding SRPBCC family protein gives MSDPEDLTARATVVVDADPDQCWRALTDPDLVAEYFFGTKVTTDWEVGSDITYSGEWEGKPYEDRGKVLDKTEPLLLVTSFFSPMSGKENVPENWQRVTYRVQPIDGGCRVSVEQTGNDSVEATEHSSSNWQQVLDGLRKVAPKA, from the coding sequence ATGTCCGACCCAGAAGACCTCACCGCCCGCGCCACCGTCGTCGTCGACGCCGACCCCGACCAGTGCTGGCGCGCTCTCACCGACCCGGACCTCGTGGCCGAGTACTTCTTCGGCACGAAGGTGACCACCGACTGGGAGGTCGGAAGCGACATCACCTACTCCGGCGAGTGGGAGGGCAAGCCCTACGAAGACCGCGGCAAGGTGCTCGACAAGACCGAGCCGCTCCTGCTGGTCACGAGCTTCTTCAGCCCGATGAGCGGCAAGGAAAACGTCCCCGAGAACTGGCAGCGCGTGACCTACCGGGTGCAGCCGATCGACGGCGGCTGCCGCGTCTCGGTCGAGCAGACCGGCAACGACTCCGTGGAGGCCACGGAGCACTCGTCGTCGAACTGGCAGCAGGTACTCGACGGCCTGCGGAAGGTCGCGCCGAAGGCCTGA
- a CDS encoding SRPBCC family protein has translation MTEFSTIERRTVIDAPASAILPHIDDFTKWVAWSPWEGSDDDLKRTYGGTQGSVGATYAWDGNRKAGAGTMEVTARSSTGVDIALAFTRPWKSQSTALFRLDEQGGATTVTWTMRSPKNFQSRVMGIFMNMDKLVGGDFEKGLAKLKGVVEA, from the coding sequence ATGACCGAGTTCTCGACCATCGAACGCCGCACCGTGATCGACGCCCCGGCGTCCGCGATCCTGCCCCATATCGACGACTTCACGAAGTGGGTGGCCTGGTCGCCGTGGGAGGGGTCGGACGACGACCTGAAGCGCACCTACGGCGGCACGCAGGGTTCGGTCGGGGCGACCTACGCCTGGGACGGCAATCGCAAGGCCGGCGCCGGCACCATGGAGGTGACGGCAAGGTCGTCGACGGGCGTCGACATCGCGCTCGCGTTCACACGGCCCTGGAAGTCGCAGAGCACCGCGCTCTTCCGCCTCGACGAGCAGGGCGGCGCCACGACCGTCACCTGGACCATGCGGTCGCCGAAGAACTTCCAGTCGCGCGTCATGGGCATCTTCATGAACATGGACAAGCTCGTCGGGGGCGACTTCGAGAAGGGCCTCGCGAAGCTCAAGGGCGTCGTCGAGGCCTGA
- a CDS encoding DoxX family protein, translating to MGLGTTLLRITVGGLFVGHGLQKLTGAFDGPGLAGVEGMMKSLDMHPARRNALLASATETFGGAALVLGAGTPLAAAGLIGSMSTAIRKVHGPKGVWNSGGGYEYNAVLIAALAALAAGPGKASFDAITGHKKWGVGGTLFALGVGFASSAAVIEYGRRSAPLESA from the coding sequence ATGGGTTTGGGGACGACACTTCTTCGCATCACCGTCGGCGGTCTCTTCGTGGGCCACGGCCTGCAGAAGCTCACCGGGGCCTTCGACGGGCCGGGTCTCGCGGGCGTCGAGGGCATGATGAAATCGCTCGACATGCACCCGGCCCGGCGCAACGCGCTGTTGGCCAGCGCCACCGAGACCTTCGGCGGTGCCGCCCTGGTGCTCGGCGCCGGCACGCCGCTGGCGGCCGCCGGCCTGATCGGCTCGATGTCGACGGCCATCCGCAAGGTCCACGGCCCCAAGGGCGTCTGGAACTCGGGCGGCGGCTACGAGTACAACGCCGTGCTCATCGCGGCCCTCGCGGCTCTCGCCGCCGGCCCCGGCAAGGCGTCGTTCGACGCCATCACGGGCCACAAGAAGTGGGGTGTGGGCGGCACGCTCTTCGCCCTCGGCGTCGGCTTCGCCTCCTCGGCCGCAGTCATCGAGTACGGCCGACGGAGCGCACCACTCGAGTCGGCCTGA
- a CDS encoding VOC family protein, whose product MSTVLAPYINFRGQARDAMTFYQSVLGGELDITTFGSFGITQWPDQVDNIMHSRLISDAGFVLMGSDVPETMEVTFGDNVSVMLGGDDEAALTGYWQALSDGATILTPLEKAPWGDSFGQLVDRFGVKWLVNIAGSPESQV is encoded by the coding sequence ATGAGCACCGTGCTCGCGCCCTACATCAACTTCCGTGGGCAGGCCCGCGACGCGATGACCTTCTACCAGTCGGTGCTCGGCGGCGAGCTCGACATCACCACGTTCGGGTCTTTCGGCATCACCCAGTGGCCCGACCAGGTCGACAACATCATGCACTCGCGCCTCATCAGCGACGCGGGCTTCGTCCTCATGGGCTCCGACGTCCCCGAGACGATGGAGGTCACCTTCGGCGACAACGTCTCGGTCATGCTCGGCGGCGACGACGAGGCTGCGCTCACGGGGTACTGGCAGGCCCTGAGCGACGGCGCGACGATCCTGACGCCGCTCGAGAAGGCGCCCTGGGGCGACTCGTTCGGGCAGCTCGTCGACCGGTTCGGCGTCAAGTGGCTCGTGAACATCGCGGGGTCGCCCGAGTCGCAGGTCTAG
- a CDS encoding ABC transporter substrate-binding protein encodes MGESSFFRRISEQPVSRRTLLAGSLGAAAAAGLAACSSAGGSSSAGSNIKFWDMVWGTGNTYTAKAKSIAGSYTPTGKNRGITYQSVPWANWYQTFTSAAASKTTPAVSTGAAFLPFAFLESGAVAPADDLVSKLDKAGKNDFLPGLLDAMKTSKGYAAVPWSLDLRVLWYRESILEKAGADVPTDWDSFIAAGTKLKKIGVTGLGMAGSSTTTDAQHTVAALLINNGGGLFAEDESVDCVTERNIETLDFLNECVKKGIIYAGAAAYTSTNLATSWTNGSVGMGFNQTGLDKTFPKAQQTDVKVASPLTGPHGDKGTVYYINPLMMFTTTPSQSSSEAFVEWYLDHIHEFWQAGVETDLPVKKSITDLAVIKGDPNLVKSVNEWQPLGKTIGAKAPAAFASLNTVDGGSASATFVQQIIQGQQSSKQILETLQTSLEAAIKKG; translated from the coding sequence ATGGGTGAGTCATCGTTCTTCCGCCGCATCTCCGAGCAGCCGGTCTCGCGGCGGACTCTTCTCGCCGGCAGCCTCGGAGCCGCGGCCGCCGCCGGCCTCGCGGCGTGCTCGTCGGCCGGCGGATCGTCGTCCGCAGGGTCGAACATCAAGTTCTGGGACATGGTCTGGGGCACCGGTAACACCTACACAGCGAAGGCCAAGTCCATCGCGGGGTCGTACACACCGACCGGCAAGAACCGGGGCATCACGTACCAGTCGGTGCCGTGGGCCAACTGGTACCAGACCTTTACGTCGGCGGCAGCCTCGAAGACGACTCCCGCGGTCTCGACCGGGGCCGCCTTCCTGCCGTTCGCGTTCCTCGAGAGCGGCGCCGTGGCTCCTGCCGACGACCTGGTCTCGAAGCTCGACAAAGCCGGGAAGAACGACTTCCTGCCGGGCCTGCTCGACGCGATGAAGACGTCGAAGGGCTACGCCGCGGTGCCGTGGTCGCTCGACCTCCGCGTGCTCTGGTACCGCGAGTCGATCCTCGAGAAGGCGGGCGCCGACGTGCCCACCGACTGGGACTCCTTCATCGCGGCCGGTACGAAGCTCAAGAAGATCGGCGTGACGGGCCTCGGCATGGCCGGATCGTCGACCACGACCGACGCGCAGCACACCGTTGCCGCGCTGCTCATCAACAACGGCGGAGGCCTGTTCGCCGAGGACGAGTCGGTCGACTGCGTGACCGAGCGCAACATCGAGACGCTCGACTTCCTGAACGAGTGCGTCAAGAAGGGCATCATCTACGCCGGGGCGGCCGCCTACACGTCGACCAACCTCGCGACCAGCTGGACCAACGGCTCCGTGGGCATGGGGTTCAACCAGACCGGACTCGACAAGACGTTCCCGAAGGCGCAGCAGACCGACGTCAAGGTCGCCTCGCCCCTCACCGGGCCGCACGGCGACAAGGGCACGGTCTACTACATCAACCCGCTCATGATGTTCACCACGACCCCGTCGCAGTCGTCGTCGGAGGCGTTCGTCGAGTGGTACCTCGACCACATCCACGAGTTCTGGCAGGCCGGCGTCGAGACCGACCTGCCGGTGAAGAAGAGCATCACCGACCTGGCCGTGATCAAGGGCGACCCGAACCTGGTCAAGAGCGTCAACGAGTGGCAGCCGCTCGGCAAGACGATCGGCGCCAAGGCGCCAGCGGCGTTCGCCTCGCTCAACACCGTCGACGGCGGGTCGGCGAGCGCGACGTTCGTGCAGCAGATCATCCAGGGCCAGCAGTCGTCGAAGCAGATCCTCGAGACGCTGCAGACCTCGCTCGAGGCCGCGATCAAGAAGGGCTAG
- a CDS encoding CGNR zinc finger domain-containing protein — protein MTFAVDLGNTAGSASRSGLDEIETVEQLAPLLLVYSGRIDGDEAELRAVRETRDLLREVWSMSRDRAVTAVNAMLRDAQALPQLVRHDMLDWHLHATSQDAPLDERIRVEVALGMVDVIRADEWWRLRVCAADDCAGLLCDLSRNGSKRFCSVRCGNRMNMVAFRSRAAAAEDESDVD, from the coding sequence TTGACCTTCGCCGTCGACCTCGGCAACACGGCCGGGAGTGCCAGCCGATCGGGCCTCGACGAGATCGAGACCGTCGAGCAGCTGGCGCCCCTCCTCCTCGTCTACAGCGGCCGGATCGACGGCGACGAGGCCGAGCTGCGGGCCGTCCGCGAGACCCGCGACCTCCTGCGCGAGGTGTGGTCGATGTCGCGCGACCGGGCCGTCACCGCGGTGAACGCGATGCTCCGCGACGCGCAGGCGCTGCCGCAGCTCGTCCGCCACGACATGCTCGACTGGCACCTCCACGCGACGAGCCAGGACGCCCCGCTCGACGAGCGCATCCGGGTCGAGGTGGCGCTCGGGATGGTCGACGTGATCCGGGCGGACGAGTGGTGGCGCCTGCGCGTGTGCGCGGCCGACGACTGCGCCGGGCTCCTGTGCGACCTGTCTCGCAACGGGTCGAAGAGGTTCTGCAGCGTGCGGTGCGGCAACCGGATGAACATGGTCGCGTTCCGGTCGCGTGCCGCAGCCGCCGAAGACGAGAGTGACGTCGACTAG
- a CDS encoding EamA family transporter yields MKRSGTGTGLVIAVVAAATFGSSGSLVKPMLDAGWTPAAAVTARALVGGVLLLPVALVQLRGRYGVLLANWRRILVMALIGVAGCQLAYFAAIERLPVGTAILLEYMAPLLLVGVAWARSRRVPQTVVLVGSGVALVGLVLVVAPSAGSAGLDGLGLVFGVLAMIGCAIYYVVAAAPSGDLPPVALAAAGLVIGGVVLGIAGVARILPFAMSVHDVAMFGGERPWWLPVLLVGVVSTAIAYTANITASELLGSRLASFAGLLEVVAATLYAWILLGQDLTWVKLAGGVLILAGIAFVRSERPGRSAPTAEPVVTGPIDLVRT; encoded by the coding sequence ATGAAGCGTTCCGGCACCGGCACCGGCCTCGTCATCGCGGTGGTCGCCGCCGCGACGTTCGGCTCGTCCGGGTCCCTCGTGAAGCCGATGCTCGACGCCGGCTGGACTCCTGCGGCCGCGGTGACCGCCCGGGCGCTCGTGGGCGGCGTGCTCCTGCTGCCGGTGGCGCTGGTGCAGCTGCGCGGGCGCTACGGCGTCCTGCTGGCGAACTGGCGCAGAATCCTGGTCATGGCCCTGATCGGTGTGGCCGGCTGCCAGCTCGCCTACTTCGCGGCCATCGAGCGCCTGCCCGTCGGCACGGCGATCCTGCTGGAGTACATGGCGCCGCTGCTGCTCGTCGGCGTCGCCTGGGCGCGGAGCCGCCGCGTGCCGCAGACCGTGGTGCTCGTCGGCAGCGGCGTGGCCCTGGTCGGCCTCGTGCTGGTCGTGGCACCGAGCGCCGGCTCGGCCGGGCTCGACGGCCTGGGGCTCGTCTTCGGCGTGCTGGCGATGATCGGCTGCGCGATCTACTACGTGGTCGCGGCGGCGCCATCGGGCGACCTGCCGCCGGTGGCCCTGGCCGCCGCGGGGCTGGTGATCGGGGGCGTCGTGCTCGGGATCGCCGGTGTCGCCCGGATCCTGCCGTTCGCGATGTCTGTGCACGACGTGGCGATGTTCGGGGGCGAGCGCCCGTGGTGGCTGCCGGTGCTGCTTGTCGGCGTCGTGTCGACCGCGATCGCCTACACGGCGAACATCACGGCGAGCGAGCTGCTCGGGAGCCGTCTCGCCTCATTCGCCGGACTGCTCGAGGTGGTCGCGGCGACTCTCTACGCCTGGATCCTGCTCGGCCAGGACCTCACCTGGGTGAAACTGGCCGGCGGAGTGCTGATCCTCGCCGGCATCGCGTTCGTGCGGAGCGAGCGCCCCGGGCGCTCGGCGCCGACGGCCGAGCCGGTCGTGACCGGCCCGATCGACCTCGTCCGCACGTAG